A portion of the Kribbella jejuensis genome contains these proteins:
- a CDS encoding (2Fe-2S)-binding protein → MSYTVGRLADVLADSVSWLSVRTADSFPGPEWVSCSQLIAEQQAGGDPTSAWRAAAAADYARDYAIEPPVQVAAMFTLMWYVQVPSLVAAVSSAATGFSPEVSPAALAFKRHPVAHYPAEVALLSDRVVPVEVAAAQHAAHVNAFLNSYRPGVKLGSLQRFGAVEDEVRAALRLVKGGELVERAAEAFGVSLEQKLRTSCCYFYVLPNVTACTTCPRFR, encoded by the coding sequence GTGAGCTACACCGTTGGCCGCCTGGCGGACGTGCTGGCTGACTCGGTCAGCTGGTTGTCCGTGCGTACGGCGGACTCGTTTCCGGGGCCGGAGTGGGTCTCGTGTTCTCAGCTCATCGCGGAGCAGCAGGCGGGTGGCGATCCGACGTCGGCCTGGCGTGCCGCGGCCGCGGCTGACTACGCGCGGGACTATGCGATCGAGCCGCCTGTGCAGGTCGCGGCGATGTTCACGCTGATGTGGTACGTACAGGTGCCGTCTCTCGTTGCCGCAGTCAGCTCTGCAGCGACCGGGTTCTCGCCGGAGGTTTCTCCTGCTGCGCTGGCGTTCAAGCGGCATCCTGTGGCTCACTACCCGGCTGAGGTGGCGCTGCTGTCCGATCGGGTCGTTCCGGTCGAGGTTGCGGCCGCGCAGCATGCGGCGCACGTCAACGCGTTCCTGAACTCCTACCGGCCCGGGGTGAAGCTCGGGTCGTTGCAGCGGTTCGGCGCGGTGGAGGACGAGGTGCGGGCCGCGCTGCGGTTGGTGAAAGGCGGGGAGCTGGTCGAGCGCGCGGCGGAGGCGTTCGGGGTGTCTCTGGAGCAGAAGCTGCGTACCTCGTGTTGCTACTTCTACGTGCTTCCGAACGTGACGGCGTGCACCACTTGTCCGCGCTTTCGTTGA
- a CDS encoding ABC transporter ATP-binding protein, with the protein MHVENLTLAYDAATPVVDGLTLEVPTGQLTAVVGPNGSGKSTLLRGMSRLLTPRSGQVLLDGKDIHQLPARELARRLGVLPQGPVTPEGITAAELVSRGRHPHRGLFGRLTAEDDAAIEEALRAVELTELRERPVDQLSGGQRQRVWIAMVLAQGTQHLLLDEPTTYLDLAHAVDVMNVVHGAATTGRTVVTVLHDLTLAAQYADHLVVMGEGRIAAEGRPVDVLTADLLDEVFGLKATVVEVGGAPVVVPDRRLAG; encoded by the coding sequence GTGCACGTCGAGAACCTGACCCTCGCGTACGACGCTGCGACGCCTGTCGTGGACGGGCTGACACTGGAGGTTCCTACTGGACAGCTGACTGCAGTGGTAGGACCGAACGGGTCCGGCAAGTCCACCCTGCTGCGCGGGATGAGCAGACTGCTCACACCGCGGAGCGGACAGGTGCTGCTGGACGGCAAGGACATCCACCAACTGCCGGCGCGGGAGCTCGCGAGAAGGCTCGGTGTGCTGCCGCAGGGACCCGTGACTCCAGAAGGGATCACCGCGGCCGAACTGGTGTCTCGTGGACGCCATCCGCATCGCGGGCTGTTCGGACGGCTTACCGCTGAGGACGACGCCGCCATTGAGGAGGCCCTGCGCGCTGTTGAGTTGACGGAGTTGCGGGAGCGTCCGGTGGATCAGCTGTCCGGTGGACAGCGGCAGCGGGTGTGGATCGCGATGGTGCTGGCGCAGGGGACGCAGCACCTGCTTCTCGACGAGCCCACGACGTACTTGGACCTGGCACATGCTGTTGACGTGATGAACGTGGTGCACGGGGCTGCCACGACAGGCCGGACAGTCGTCACGGTGTTGCACGACCTGACACTGGCCGCGCAGTACGCCGACCACTTGGTCGTGATGGGGGAGGGGCGGATCGCTGCGGAAGGCCGTCCGGTCGACGTACTCACGGCTGACTTGCTGGATGAGGTGTTCGGGTTGAAGGCCACCGTGGTGGAGGTCGGTGGCGCACCGGTCGTCGTACCGGATCGTAGGCTGGCCGGGTGA
- a CDS encoding FecCD family ABC transporter permease, which translates to MRSRTVALSILFAALAIVVALVSLSVGTTKLPVADVIEVLLGGGRRGTRLVVLELRLPRVATGLLVGIAFAVSGALLQTLSRNPLASPDIVGVNSGASAGAVAVIVLAGTGGGNISGFAAKVGIPLAAVLGGLLATLVVGALSVQRGVVDAGKVVLIGVGVAAAANSLVAWLLVIGDVNDAGRAAAWLAGSLNARAWSDAIPVLIAVVLLLPVAMMFNRDLSALVLGDDVASSLGVRVARIRLALLVIATVLAAMATAGAGPIAFVALVAPQVAQRLTRMERPPLLTTALLGALFVVLADLLARNGLHWAHVGPYELPVGVVTAACGAPYLLHLIGRQQKGR; encoded by the coding sequence GTGAGATCGCGAACCGTTGCCCTCAGCATCCTGTTCGCCGCGCTGGCGATCGTCGTCGCCCTGGTGTCGTTGAGCGTCGGTACGACGAAACTCCCGGTCGCGGACGTGATCGAAGTACTGCTCGGCGGCGGCCGGCGTGGTACCCGGCTCGTCGTCCTCGAACTCCGCCTGCCGCGGGTGGCGACCGGTCTGCTGGTGGGGATCGCGTTCGCCGTCTCCGGCGCGTTGTTGCAGACGCTGTCACGCAACCCGCTGGCCAGTCCCGACATCGTCGGCGTCAACTCGGGCGCCTCCGCGGGCGCCGTCGCGGTGATCGTGCTCGCGGGCACCGGCGGCGGCAACATCTCCGGCTTCGCGGCGAAGGTCGGCATCCCACTGGCAGCAGTACTCGGCGGGTTGCTGGCGACGCTCGTCGTCGGCGCGCTGTCGGTCCAGCGTGGAGTCGTGGACGCTGGCAAGGTGGTGCTGATCGGAGTCGGGGTCGCTGCGGCGGCGAACTCGTTGGTCGCGTGGTTGCTCGTGATCGGTGACGTGAACGACGCGGGCCGCGCGGCCGCCTGGCTGGCCGGATCGCTCAACGCGCGGGCCTGGAGCGACGCGATCCCGGTACTGATCGCGGTCGTCCTGCTGTTGCCGGTGGCAATGATGTTCAACCGCGACCTGTCCGCGCTCGTCCTCGGTGACGACGTGGCGTCGTCGCTCGGCGTCCGGGTGGCGCGGATCAGGCTGGCACTGCTGGTGATCGCCACAGTGCTGGCCGCCATGGCAACAGCTGGCGCAGGGCCGATCGCCTTTGTCGCACTGGTGGCGCCCCAGGTCGCACAGCGGCTCACCCGGATGGAGCGGCCGCCCTTGCTGACCACTGCGCTGCTGGGCGCGCTCTTCGTGGTCCTGGCAGATCTGTTGGCGCGCAACGGGTTGCACTGGGCCCACGTCGGCCCGTACGAGTTGCCAGTCGGTGTGGTCACGGCTGCCTGCGGAGCGCCGTACCTGCTTCATCTCATCGGTCGTCAGCAGAAGGGACGCTGA
- a CDS encoding FecCD family ABC transporter permease, with protein sequence MLAFTASLVLGSRWLGPGALWHALVANNGSDAGVIVRSLRLPRTVVAVLIGGCLGVAGTLMQGHTRNALAEPGIFGVSSGAAFAVVLGLQLGLVDSVSSTVWVALIGALIATFAVQQLASRGSGASPVGLALTGAAVAAMLGALTSAIVLLDANTLDSYRFWAVGSVAGRGLDVAGQVLPFAVLGLLLAAVNARDLDLLALGDDVAAGLGLSVRRARLVGLGAIGLLTAAGVAACGPIGFLGLLSGHVARRIFGARNTWLIPAAGVIGATALVLADLVGRLVGGAGEVQAGVVLGIVGAPLFVLVVRRRAVAL encoded by the coding sequence ATGCTGGCGTTCACCGCAAGCCTCGTACTGGGCTCGCGTTGGTTGGGCCCCGGTGCGTTGTGGCATGCGTTGGTCGCGAACAACGGTTCTGATGCCGGCGTGATTGTTCGTAGTCTGCGGTTGCCGCGGACTGTAGTCGCCGTGCTGATCGGGGGCTGTCTCGGCGTGGCCGGCACGTTGATGCAAGGGCATACCCGGAATGCGCTGGCTGAGCCGGGCATCTTCGGCGTGAGCTCAGGTGCCGCGTTCGCCGTGGTGCTCGGGCTGCAGTTGGGCCTGGTCGACTCCGTCTCGTCGACCGTATGGGTTGCGCTGATCGGAGCGCTCATCGCGACCTTCGCCGTCCAGCAGCTGGCCTCGCGCGGCAGCGGCGCGTCCCCGGTCGGGCTGGCGCTGACAGGTGCGGCCGTGGCGGCGATGCTCGGTGCGTTGACGTCCGCGATCGTCCTGCTCGACGCGAACACCCTGGACAGTTACCGCTTCTGGGCAGTCGGTTCGGTCGCGGGCCGCGGCCTGGACGTGGCCGGTCAGGTACTCCCGTTCGCCGTACTCGGCCTGCTGCTCGCCGCGGTCAACGCCCGAGACCTCGACCTGCTCGCCCTCGGCGACGACGTCGCGGCCGGCCTCGGGTTGTCGGTACGTCGGGCGCGCCTGGTCGGTCTGGGAGCGATCGGGCTGCTGACCGCCGCCGGTGTCGCGGCGTGTGGTCCGATCGGGTTCCTGGGCTTGCTGTCCGGGCACGTCGCGCGGCGGATCTTCGGCGCCCGCAACACCTGGCTGATCCCCGCGGCGGGCGTGATCGGCGCGACCGCGCTGGTACTCGCGGATCTCGTCGGCCGGCTCGTCGGCGGCGCCGGCGAAGTACAGGCCGGCGTGGTGCTCGGCATCGTCGGCGCCCCGCTCTTCGTCCTCGTCGTACGCCGCCGGGCGGTGGCCCTGTGA
- a CDS encoding ABC transporter substrate-binding protein yields the protein MRLPRIAALFAITVSTVSIATVSLTACGSSGADDDPAAAGSAGAGFPRTVEHAMGKTEIKTKPKRVVALDTSYVDATLALDTQVVGYTDYRTINGQLPDYLGDERKTYGAEAESVGTLAEPNLEKIAALNPDLIITAKVRHEKLYDQLSAIAPTIMSETTGATWKDNIRLEAKALGQEDLAEKEISAYEQAAKTVGDAINAKANHPTISVVRFVDGPTRLYQNASYSGIVLKDAGLKRPKSQDVNGFALEISPERIKDADADAIFVTTYADEKGLSAKTAAQFKANPLWKPLAAKVHDVPDLTWMTAVGLQGAWSILNDLAKTFGVPAPVKPA from the coding sequence GTGCGCCTGCCCCGCATCGCCGCCCTGTTCGCCATCACCGTCAGCACCGTCAGCATCGCTACCGTCAGCCTGACGGCGTGCGGTTCGTCCGGAGCCGACGACGACCCGGCCGCCGCCGGCTCGGCGGGCGCGGGCTTCCCGCGGACGGTCGAGCACGCGATGGGCAAGACCGAGATCAAGACCAAGCCGAAGCGGGTGGTCGCGCTCGACACCAGCTACGTGGACGCGACGCTGGCCCTGGACACGCAGGTCGTCGGGTACACCGACTACCGGACCATCAACGGGCAGCTCCCGGACTACCTCGGCGACGAGCGGAAGACGTACGGCGCCGAGGCCGAGTCGGTCGGCACGCTGGCCGAACCGAACCTGGAGAAGATCGCCGCGCTGAACCCGGACCTGATCATCACCGCGAAGGTCCGGCACGAGAAGCTGTACGACCAGCTGTCCGCGATCGCGCCGACGATCATGTCCGAGACGACCGGCGCGACCTGGAAGGACAACATTCGGCTGGAGGCCAAGGCGCTCGGCCAGGAGGACCTCGCGGAGAAGGAGATCTCGGCGTACGAGCAGGCCGCGAAGACCGTCGGCGACGCGATCAACGCGAAGGCGAACCACCCGACGATCTCGGTGGTCCGGTTCGTCGACGGGCCGACCCGGCTGTACCAGAACGCCAGCTACTCCGGGATCGTGCTGAAGGACGCCGGCCTGAAGCGGCCGAAGTCCCAGGACGTCAACGGGTTCGCGCTGGAGATCAGCCCGGAGCGGATCAAGGACGCCGACGCCGACGCGATCTTCGTCACGACGTACGCCGACGAGAAGGGGCTGAGCGCGAAGACGGCCGCCCAGTTCAAGGCGAACCCGCTGTGGAAGCCGCTCGCCGCGAAGGTGCACGACGTACCGGACCTCACCTGGATGACGGCGGTCGGTCTGCAGGGCGCGTGGTCGATCCTGAACGACCTGGCCAAGACCTTCGGCGTGCCCGCACCCGTCAAGCCCGCCTGA
- a CDS encoding alpha/beta hydrolase gives MRDKVYFTSSGVSCAAWHYPGTNGGCVVMTGGFGVTKEPGTDRFAERFAAAGFSVLAFDHRHFGESAGEPRQVARVRDQLDDWRAAIAYAKTLPGVERVAIWAFSLPGGYIVQLASEDLGLSAAIAQSANVDGPTVTRHASRYQSSGIAVRLLGRSLLDVVGSWFNRPPRLVDLAGPTGTVALLNTPDAQLGSDILSPDNRYPDWQQAIAARSVLPAALYRPAKYAPDARCPILYVVCQDDKSALVAPTLKAAATTPKAAVLQVPGNHYAPFTNAHEQVVEAEIGFLHANLAAAPAGTATGSN, from the coding sequence ATGCGCGACAAGGTGTACTTCACGAGTTCCGGCGTTTCGTGCGCGGCCTGGCACTACCCGGGGACCAACGGTGGCTGCGTGGTGATGACCGGCGGCTTCGGAGTCACGAAGGAGCCGGGGACGGATCGGTTCGCGGAGCGGTTCGCCGCGGCCGGATTCAGCGTGCTGGCGTTCGACCACCGGCACTTCGGCGAGAGTGCCGGTGAGCCGCGGCAGGTCGCGCGGGTCCGTGACCAGCTGGACGACTGGCGGGCGGCGATCGCGTACGCGAAGACGCTGCCCGGTGTCGAGCGGGTCGCGATCTGGGCGTTCTCGCTGCCCGGCGGTTACATCGTCCAGCTCGCGTCCGAAGACCTCGGCCTCTCGGCGGCGATCGCCCAGTCGGCCAACGTCGACGGGCCTACTGTCACGCGCCACGCCTCGCGCTACCAGTCGTCCGGCATCGCCGTACGGCTGCTCGGCCGCTCACTGCTCGACGTCGTGGGCAGCTGGTTCAACCGTCCGCCGCGCCTGGTTGACCTGGCCGGCCCCACCGGCACGGTAGCGCTCCTCAACACCCCGGACGCCCAGCTCGGCAGCGACATCCTGAGCCCCGACAACCGCTACCCCGACTGGCAGCAGGCGATCGCCGCCCGCTCAGTCCTTCCCGCAGCGCTCTACCGTCCAGCCAAGTACGCCCCGGACGCCCGCTGCCCGATCCTGTACGTCGTCTGCCAGGACGACAAGTCAGCCCTGGTAGCCCCCACCCTGAAAGCGGCCGCCACCACCCCCAAGGCCGCGGTCCTCCAGGTCCCCGGCAACCACTACGCCCCCTTCACCAACGCCCACGAACAGGTGGTCGAAGCTGAGATCGGGTTCCTCCACGCCAACCTGGCCGCGGCGCCCGCAGGCACCGCCACCGGCTCCAACTGA
- a CDS encoding TetR/AcrR family transcriptional regulator: MTDAGYRRSAKSPRGEARRRELLDKVADDLGQNGLVDFSLRRAARAAGTTHKVLLYHFDGPEDLLTQAVLQLRDRRITRAVTAAAEQGGSLAARVRSMWPTLIGEESWVLDQAIGLAMYDAARYADLARSASRQYLPTLLAMCPDDWDEQRRTEVAELILGTLRGFLIEWRTSGDAAGIEAGFAALTRALEREEQT; this comes from the coding sequence ATGACCGACGCAGGGTACCGGCGGTCGGCGAAGTCGCCGCGGGGTGAGGCCCGGCGGCGGGAACTGCTCGACAAGGTCGCCGACGACCTCGGGCAGAACGGGCTGGTCGACTTCTCGCTGCGGCGCGCGGCCCGGGCGGCCGGTACGACGCACAAGGTGCTGCTGTACCACTTCGACGGCCCGGAAGACCTGCTGACACAGGCGGTCCTGCAACTGCGCGACCGTCGCATCACCCGCGCCGTCACCGCCGCGGCCGAGCAGGGCGGCTCGCTGGCCGCGCGGGTTCGGTCGATGTGGCCGACGCTGATCGGCGAGGAGTCGTGGGTACTCGACCAGGCGATCGGCCTGGCCATGTACGACGCCGCGCGGTACGCCGATCTCGCGCGGTCGGCGTCGCGCCAGTACCTGCCGACGTTGCTCGCGATGTGCCCGGACGACTGGGACGAACAGCGCCGTACCGAGGTGGCAGAGCTGATCCTCGGCACGCTGCGCGGCTTCCTGATCGAGTGGCGGACCAGTGGCGACGCCGCCGGGATCGAGGCGGGGTTCGCGGCGCTGACCAGGGCGTTGGAGCGCGAGGAACAGACGTAG
- a CDS encoding class III extradiol dioxygenase subunit B-like domain-containing protein, translating into MPVTAAAVCPHPPLLVPEVATGAAPDLADLRTACLTAINHLAETTHILVVGSGAEGTYDASAGGGFGAYGAPQVRIGVGPAVLPLSLAVGGWLLEQTKAARLPRTYRAVAVDAAPADCVRLGREIASSNERIGLLVMGDGSARRSEHSPVHLHPRAEIFDTTVANAFQHKDLDVLQALDPQLATELQAAGRAPWQVLAGALENTALNGDLTYEAAPYGVGYFVASFT; encoded by the coding sequence GTGCCCGTCACCGCCGCCGCGGTCTGCCCCCACCCACCCCTCCTCGTCCCCGAAGTAGCCACCGGCGCCGCCCCCGACCTGGCCGACCTCCGAACCGCCTGCCTGACCGCGATCAACCACCTGGCCGAAACAACCCACATCCTCGTCGTCGGCTCTGGAGCTGAAGGCACCTACGACGCCTCGGCCGGTGGCGGTTTTGGGGCTTATGGCGCACCGCAGGTGCGGATCGGGGTGGGGCCTGCGGTGCTTCCGTTGTCTTTGGCGGTTGGGGGTTGGTTGCTCGAGCAGACGAAGGCGGCTCGGCTGCCGCGGACGTACCGGGCGGTGGCGGTTGATGCGGCGCCGGCGGACTGCGTGCGGCTGGGACGGGAGATTGCCAGCAGCAACGAAAGGATCGGACTGCTGGTGATGGGTGACGGATCAGCCCGGCGCAGCGAGCACTCTCCAGTGCACCTGCACCCGCGCGCCGAGATCTTCGACACCACCGTCGCAAACGCCTTCCAGCACAAGGATCTCGACGTACTCCAAGCCCTCGACCCACAGCTGGCAACCGAACTCCAAGCCGCCGGCCGCGCCCCCTGGCAGGTCCTCGCGGGAGCCCTGGAGAACACCGCGCTGAACGGCGACCTCACCTACGAAGCAGCGCCGTACGGAGTCGGCTACTTCGTCGCGAGCTTCACATGA
- a CDS encoding pyrimidine reductase family protein, whose protein sequence is MQQLDELSDDELIALYEVPDRSVPHLRANFVTSLDGAVEIDGLSKALTSDSDSRVFSMIRRLADVVLVGAGTIREEGYNPLKLSGAARSWRLGAGLAENPTLAIVSSRLELSPVNPVFKSAVRPILVTHAASPPDRREALAEVAEVLVVGDAEVDLQAAVDEFSARGMTQVLSEGGPHLLGSLTAADLVDELSLTLAPLLAGPGAGRITAGVPSTITRQLQLKSTLAASDDYLFFRYVREA, encoded by the coding sequence ATGCAACAACTCGACGAGCTGTCCGACGACGAACTGATCGCGCTGTACGAGGTCCCGGACCGGTCCGTGCCGCACCTGCGGGCGAACTTCGTCACCAGCCTGGACGGCGCGGTCGAGATCGACGGGCTGTCGAAGGCGCTGACCAGCGACTCGGACAGCCGGGTGTTCAGCATGATCCGGCGGCTCGCGGACGTCGTGCTGGTCGGGGCCGGGACGATCCGCGAGGAGGGGTACAACCCGCTGAAGCTGTCCGGGGCGGCTCGCTCGTGGCGGCTCGGGGCGGGGCTCGCGGAGAACCCGACGCTGGCGATCGTGTCGTCGCGGCTCGAGCTGAGCCCGGTGAACCCGGTGTTCAAGTCCGCCGTACGGCCGATCCTGGTGACGCACGCCGCGTCGCCGCCCGATCGCCGCGAGGCGCTCGCGGAGGTCGCCGAGGTGCTGGTGGTGGGGGACGCGGAGGTCGATCTACAGGCGGCCGTCGACGAGTTCAGCGCGCGCGGGATGACGCAGGTGCTCTCCGAGGGCGGACCGCATCTGCTCGGTTCACTGACCGCTGCCGACCTCGTGGACGAGCTGTCCCTCACCCTCGCGCCGCTCCTGGCCGGGCCCGGCGCCGGGCGGATCACCGCCGGTGTGCCGTCCACCATCACCCGCCAACTCCAGCTCAAGTCGACGCTGGCCGCGTCGGACGACTACCTGTTCTTCCGCTACGTCCGAGAGGCCTGA
- the folP gene encoding dihydropteroate synthase has protein sequence MADDGILRLGKRSFGAGEFALMAIINRTPDSFFDRGATYATDAAYAAIDKAAGEGADLVDIGGVKAGYGEPVSETEELRRTVDFVAGIRARHPELVISVDTYRSGVARRVAEAGADLINDTWAGADPDLVNAAAEFGTGLVCSHVGGLSPRTDPHRMAYDDVVADVIRTTTALADRAVAAGVRRDGILIDPTHDFGKNTLQSLELTRRLDELAGTGWPVLVAVSNKDFIGETLELPPGQRGNGTLAALTVSAWLGARVVRVHDVPAARQALDFVAVLRGAAQPAGTRRSLA, from the coding sequence GTGGCAGACGACGGAATTCTCCGCCTCGGCAAGCGGTCGTTCGGTGCCGGCGAGTTCGCGCTGATGGCGATCATCAACCGGACGCCGGACTCGTTCTTCGACCGCGGCGCGACCTACGCGACCGACGCGGCGTACGCGGCGATCGACAAGGCGGCCGGCGAAGGGGCCGACCTGGTCGACATCGGCGGCGTCAAGGCCGGGTACGGCGAACCCGTCAGCGAGACCGAGGAACTCCGCCGGACCGTGGACTTCGTCGCCGGGATCCGCGCCCGGCATCCGGAGCTGGTGATCAGCGTCGACACCTACCGCAGCGGCGTCGCGCGCCGGGTCGCCGAGGCCGGCGCGGATCTGATCAACGACACCTGGGCCGGCGCGGATCCCGACCTGGTGAACGCGGCCGCCGAATTCGGTACCGGACTGGTCTGCAGCCACGTCGGCGGCCTCTCGCCGCGCACCGATCCACACCGGATGGCCTACGACGACGTGGTCGCGGACGTGATCCGTACGACGACCGCGCTCGCGGACCGCGCGGTCGCGGCCGGTGTCCGGCGGGATGGGATCCTGATCGACCCGACGCACGACTTCGGCAAGAACACGCTGCAGTCGCTCGAGCTGACCCGCCGCCTCGACGAACTCGCCGGCACCGGCTGGCCAGTCCTGGTGGCCGTGTCGAACAAGGATTTCATTGGCGAGACCCTCGAACTGCCGCCGGGTCAGCGCGGCAACGGGACGCTCGCCGCGCTGACTGTCTCTGCCTGGTTGGGCGCCCGCGTTGTCCGGGTACACGACGTACCGGCGGCCCGGCAGGCGCTCGATTTCGTTGCCGTACTGCGTGGCGCCGCGCAACCTGCCGGAACCCGAAGGAGCCTTGCCTGA